From one Aquila chrysaetos chrysaetos chromosome 7, bAquChr1.4, whole genome shotgun sequence genomic stretch:
- the CCDC181 gene encoding coiled-coil domain-containing protein 181, giving the protein MSDKEDQEDPADMGDLTESGEYEDDFEKDLEWLINEEEKENLGERENPEKNEEDIEAQIVKVADNFEEDNEEMEENPDQLSEADVDAKVRPSNEESLESRSDMKQGDRVSDTDSESSVQESRLENQQELDEEEDEEIKRYILEKIEEANKLLENQAPVDQNRERKLKFKDKLVDLEVPPLEDAEVCKTDLARGDDVSNRLSRLHISNEMGQESTSLSPRAGKDEEKKDGKILVEKDGKFELLSLRDIESQGFLPPISVSFTDIETQQMSPKSSHYGPFGTVSPMKEVPPVRPGAHSFSPGGEECVYFPKPPSNPKRRPNSAINTARGLGKRKTPQRAQSANVPVRSSTYCLSPRQKELRKQLEQRKEKLRKEEEERKREQEEQKRRENEMVFKAWLQKKKEQVQEEKRIHRAKELEDLNSKERSRNPEEAFKLWLKKKHQEHMKEKQIEILRHQAEGIAFFPRTEECNRAFKEWLKRKREEKRAEELAAKERARQLRLEARRAKQMQNIHCISSEPKSFRFTDHYS; this is encoded by the exons ATGAGTGACAAGGAAGACCAAGAAGATCCAGCAGATATGGGTGATTTAACAGAAAGTGGAGAATATGAAGATGATTTTGAAAAAGACCTCGAATGGCTAattaatgaggaagaaaaagaaaaccttggtGAAAGAGAG aatcctgaaaaaaatgaagaggataTTGAAGCACAAATTGTTAAAGTTGCGGACAACTTTGAGGAAGACaatgaggaaatggaagaaaatccaGATCAGCTTTCAGAGGCAGATGTAGATGCGAAAGTGAGACCCTCCAATGAAGAAAGTTTGGAATCCAGGTCTGATATGAAACAGGGGGACCGTGTATCTGATACTGATAGTGAAAGCTCTGTCCAAGAATCCAGGCTGGAAAACCAGCAGGAACTGGATgaagaagaggatgaagaaataAAGCGTTACATCTTGGAAAAGATTGAAGAAGCCAACAAACTGCTGGAGAATCAGGCTCCTGTGGATCAGAACAGAGAAcggaaattaaaatttaaggaTAAGTTGGTGGATCTTGAAGTTCCTCCTCTAGAAGATGCTGAAGTTTGTAAAACTGACCTTGCAAGAGGAGATGATGTTTCAAATAGGCTCTCTCGGTTGCATATTTCTAATGAAATGGGACAGGAAAGCACATCGCTTTCACCACGTGCTGGcaaggatgaggaaaagaaggatGGTAAAATTCTAGTGGAAAAAGATGGGAAGTTTGAACTCTTAAGTTTACGTGATATTGAAAGTCAGGGCTTTTTGCCCCCAATAAGTGTTTCTTTTACTGATATTGAAACTCAACAAATGTCTCCAAAATCTTCACACTACGGTCCTTTTGGCACTGTCTCTCCAATGAAGGAAGTACCTCCAGTAAGACCAGGAGcacattctttttctcctggtgGAGAAGAGTGTGTGTATTTCCCTAAGCCTCCATCTAACCCTAAGCGTCGTCCAAATTCTGCTATCAATACTGCAAGAGGTCTGGGAAAACGGAAGACTCCGCAGAGGGCGCAGTCTGCAAATGTGCCCGTGAGAAGCTCCACTTACTGCCTTTCTCCCAGACAAAAAGAATTGCGGAAGCAGTtagagcaaaggaaggaaaaactgagGAAAGAG gaagaagaaaggaaaagggaacaagaagaacagaagagaagagagaatgaGATGGTTTTTAAAGCTTGgttacagaagaagaaagaacaagtgCAAGAAGAAAAGCGAATTCATCGTGCAAAGGAGCTAGAAGACTTGAACAGCAAA gagagGAGCAGGAATCCAGAAGAAGCCTTCAAGTtatggcttaaaaaaaagcaccaagaacacatgaaagaaaaacagatagaAATTTTGAGACATCAAGCTGAGGGAATTGCCTTTTTTCCAAGAACAGAGGAATGCAACAGAGCCTTTAAAGA atggctaaaaagaaagagagaagaaaaacgAGCAGAAGAACTAGCTGCTAAAGAGAGAGCAAGGCAGCTTAGATTAGAAGCCAGAAGAGCAAAACAGATGCAGAACATCCACTGTATTAGTTCAGAGCCAAAATCCTTTCGCTTCACAGACCACTACAGTTGA
- the BLZF1 gene encoding golgin-45, with protein MTSLEKVDDASSPIRGPGDGMETEQTAESVEGISGASAANHHIHHSPHKKTVSSLSPGVLQLGKVHADKSVEIEAIRILVPKAAITHVVPAKNGKVAKSVGHKGDTFHQSDGATDPKKEQIELKNAIKKLKNSEKRLLQDKEGLSNQLRIQTEVNRELKKLLVASVGDDLQYHFERMAREKNQLILENEVLGRNMSQLSEQLERMSIQCDVWRSKFLASRVMADELTNTRAVLQRQTRDAQSAIQDLLNERDQFRQEMIETQKLLEELMVSLQWGRQQTYYPSAQPYTTTELAAVNCKLAKAVSSHLLGNVGTNSPKKTSTAVEFCNTPAEKMAEMVLHVLDPAARTETSTEVSFSETSPSSFLSTKKNIGRFHPYTRYEDVTFNCCNHCQGELLAL; from the exons ATGACATCTCTAGAAAAAG TTGACGATGCCTCGTCACCCATCCGAGGACCTGGAGATGGCATGGAAACAGAGCAGACAGCTGAATCTGTGGAAGGAATCTCTGGAGCCAGTGCTGCAAACCATCACATCCACCACAGCCCACATAAAAAGACAGTCTCTTCCCTGAGTCCTGGAGTTCTGCAGCTAGGGAAAGTACATGCTGATAAATCAGTGGAGATAGAAGCTATTCGTATATTAGTCCCCAAAGCAGCTATCACCCATGTTGTTCCAGCTAAAAATGGTAAGGTAGCTAAGTCAGTGGGACATAAAGGAGACACGTTCCATCAGTCAGATGGAGCCACAGATCCCAAGAAAGAACAGATAGAGCTGAAAAATGCAATCAAAAAGCTAAAGAATTCAGAAAAGCGGTTGTTGCAGGACAAAGAAGGTCTCTCTAATCAGCTGCGTATACAGACGGAG GTGAATCGGGAGCTGAAGAAATTACTTGTTGCTTCTGTTGGGGATGATCTGCAGTATCACTTTGAACGGATGGCTCGTGAGAAAAATCAGCTAATCCTAGAAAATGAAGTCCTGGGCCGGAATATGTCTCAGTTGTCTGAACAATTGGAGCGCATGTCTATACAATGTGATGTGTGGCGAAGCAAATTCCTAGCAAGCAG GGTTATGGCTGATGAGCTAACCAATACCAGAGCAGTTCTTCAGCGTCAAACCAGGGATGCACAGAGTGCAATCCAGGACTTGCTGAATGAACGCGATCAGTTCCGTCAAGAGATGATTGAAACACAGAA gctgctggaggagctgatGGTTTCTCTTCAATGGGGGAGACAACAGACGTACTATCCTAGTGCCCAACCTTACACTACAACAGAGCTAGCAGCTGTGAATTGTAAGCTAGCCAAAGCTGTAAGCTCACATCTTCTTGGAAATGTTGGCACTAACAGTCCAAAAAAGACTTCAACAGCTGTGGAGTTTTGCAATACCCCTGCTGAGAAAATGGCTGAAATG GTGTTACATGTACTGGATCCAGCTGCACGTACAGAAACATCaacagaagtttctttttctgagacttctccatcctccttcctttccacaAAGAAGAATATTGGACGTTTTCACCCATATACAAGATACGAAGATGTAACTTTCAATTGTTGCAATCACTGTCAAGGAGAGCTGCTAGCCCTTTAA